A window of the Candidatus Methylomirabilota bacterium genome harbors these coding sequences:
- the nth gene encoding endonuclease III, with amino-acid sequence MPTTARRRAAPRWLARAVAAPMPPTVIGRVVRTLRRHVAAWSPTAVSDVAAVEADPFRVLVACLLSLRTQDTTTRPAAARLFALADAPDAMLRLAPRAIERAIYPVGFYRTKTRVIHAVCRDLRARFGGRVPDDLDALLTLPGVGRKTANLVLTVGFGKPGICVDTHVHRISNRLGFVRTRTPAETETALRAKLPRRYWIEYNDLLVAFGQNICRPLSPHCSRCPVAAWCHRVGVTRAR; translated from the coding sequence ATGCCCACGACGGCGCGTCGACGAGCGGCCCCCCGGTGGCTCGCCCGCGCGGTCGCCGCTCCCATGCCGCCGACCGTCATCGGGCGCGTCGTCCGGACCCTCCGCCGCCACGTGGCCGCCTGGTCGCCCACGGCGGTGTCGGACGTGGCGGCGGTCGAGGCCGATCCCTTCCGCGTCCTGGTCGCCTGCCTCCTCTCCCTCCGCACCCAGGACACGACGACGCGCCCGGCCGCCGCGCGGCTATTTGCACTGGCCGACGCCCCCGACGCGATGCTCCGCCTCGCGCCCCGCGCCATCGAGCGGGCCATCTACCCGGTCGGCTTCTACCGCACCAAGACCCGCGTCATCCACGCCGTCTGCCGGGACCTCCGCGCCCGCTTCGGCGGCCGCGTGCCCGACGACCTCGACGCCCTGCTGACCCTTCCGGGCGTCGGCCGGAAGACCGCCAACCTGGTGTTGACGGTCGGGTTCGGCAAGCCGGGGATCTGCGTGGACACCCACGTCCACCGGATCTCGAACCGACTCGGGTTCGTGCGGACCCGGACGCCGGCCGAGACGGAGACGGCGCTGCGAGCCAAATTGCCGCGCCGCTACTGGATCGAGTACAACGACCTCCTGGTCGCGTTCGGTCAGAACATCTGCCGGCCGCTGTCGCCCCACTGCTCCCGCTGCCCCGTCGCCGCCTGGTGCCACCGGGTGGGCGTGACCCGCGCGCGCTGA
- a CDS encoding glycoside hydrolase family 99-like domain-containing protein — MPPGGRDPRALRPGRRATVLLLGLLPALVAWGLWRLERDHPLWLRPGLWSVTRARAASPALSRLVLAFHYPWYGIPGGPAGRWRHWNHARLALPAGTILGFHEPWRESAPGRLDLGATHYPARGPYDSRDPAVIRDQIRAAQAAGLDGFVVSWWGRASEEARTFGALLAVARDTGFRVAPYYETGELWIGGAAQVAADLDALLARHGREAAWLTVNGAPVVFLYGTHRLRPAAWDYVRRRLQASGRPVFLVGDSARPGWLDALDALHVYTPVTFLARGRDLTRVYRDWAAAARAAGLPFLPAVAPGFDDRVIRQPGTVVDRRGGATYDATWRAALAVDPPWVLVASWNEWHEGSEIEASREHGTRYLEATRAWVELFRARPRPTSPGAAAPGSESGPATGGAR, encoded by the coding sequence GTGCCACCGGGTGGGCGTGACCCGCGCGCGCTGAGACCGGGCCGGCGGGCGACAGTCCTCCTCCTCGGTCTCCTGCCCGCCCTCGTCGCCTGGGGGCTCTGGCGGCTCGAGCGGGATCATCCGCTGTGGCTCCGGCCCGGCCTCTGGAGCGTCACCCGGGCGCGGGCGGCGTCGCCCGCGCTCTCCCGTCTGGTGCTCGCCTTCCACTACCCCTGGTACGGGATCCCCGGTGGTCCGGCGGGTCGGTGGCGCCACTGGAACCACGCGCGGCTCGCGCTGCCGGCCGGCACGATCCTGGGCTTCCACGAGCCCTGGCGCGAGAGCGCGCCGGGCCGGCTCGATCTGGGGGCCACCCACTACCCGGCCCGGGGGCCGTACGACAGCCGCGATCCCGCGGTCATCCGCGACCAGATCCGCGCCGCGCAGGCGGCCGGCCTCGACGGGTTCGTCGTCTCGTGGTGGGGCCGGGCGAGCGAGGAGGCGCGGACCTTCGGCGCGCTCCTGGCGGTCGCCCGGGACACCGGGTTCCGCGTCGCGCCCTACTACGAGACAGGAGAGTTGTGGATCGGCGGGGCCGCGCAGGTCGCCGCCGACCTGGACGCCTTGCTCGCGCGGCACGGCCGCGAGGCCGCGTGGCTCACGGTGAACGGGGCGCCCGTCGTCTTCCTCTACGGGACCCACCGCCTCCGTCCGGCGGCGTGGGACTACGTCCGGCGCCGGCTCCAGGCCAGCGGCCGGCCGGTCTTCCTGGTCGGCGACAGCGCGCGCCCCGGCTGGCTCGACGCGCTGGACGCCCTCCACGTCTACACGCCCGTCACGTTCCTCGCTCGCGGCCGGGATCTCACGCGGGTCTACCGCGACTGGGCGGCCGCCGCCCGCGCCGCCGGTCTCCCCTTCCTCCCGGCCGTGGCTCCGGGCTTCGACGACCGCGTGATCCGGCAGCCGGGCACCGTCGTGGACCGCCGAGGCGGCGCCACGTACGACGCCACCTGGCGGGCCGCGCTCGCCGTCGATCCCCCCTGGGTCCTGGTGGCGTCCTGGAACGAGTGGCACGAGGGGAGCGAGATCGAGGCGAGCCGCGAGCACGGCACGCGCTACCTCGAGGCGACGCGCGCCTGGGTCGAGCTCTTCCGCGCCCGCCCGCGCCCTACTTCGCCTGGGGCGGCGGCACCGGGTTCCGAATCGGGGCCAGCGACCGGAGGTGCGCGATGA